One window from the genome of Nicotiana sylvestris chromosome 9, ASM39365v2, whole genome shotgun sequence encodes:
- the LOC104246410 gene encoding protein translation factor SUI1 homolog 2: MSEIDVQIPTNFDPFADANAQNSGAGAKEYVHIRVQQRNGRKSLTTVQGLKREFSYNKILKDLKKEFCCNGTVVQDPELGQVIQLQGDQRKNVSTFLIQAGIVKKENIKIHGF; this comes from the exons ATGTCTGAGATCGACGTCCAAATCCCTACCAACTTTG ATCCGTTCGCTGATGCAAATGCTCAGAACTCAGGTGCAGGTGCGAAAGAGTATGTGCATATCCGAGTTCAGCAGCGAAATGGCAGGAAAAGTCTGACTACAGTTCAAGGCCTGAAGAGGGAATTCAGCTATAATAAAATTCTGAAGGACCTCAAGAAGGAATTTTGCTGCAATGGTACTGTTGTGCAAGATCCAGAACTTGGCCAG GTTATCCAGCTTCAAGGCGATCAGCGGAAGAATGTTTCAACCTTCCTCATACAG GCTGGCATTGTGAAGAAGGAAAACATCAAGATTCATGGTTTCTAA
- the LOC104246411 gene encoding MYB-like transcription factor ETC1 → MADSEQLSFSDYTPPDSQGKISKEVETEFSEDEEELIIRMYNLLGERWSLIAGRIPGRTAEEIEKYWDTRSSTSQ, encoded by the exons ATGGCAGATTCAGAACAACTTTCTTTCTCTGACTATACTCCTCCTGATTCTCAAG GAAAGATATCGAAAGAAGTTGAAACTGAATTTTCTGAAGATGAAGAAGAATTGATAATCAGGATGTATAATTTGCTCGGCGAGAG gTGGTCTCTTATAGCTGGAAGAATCCCCGGACGAACTGCAGAGGAGATTGAGAAGTATTGGGACACTCGATCTTCAACCAGTCAATAA